One segment of Scleropages formosus chromosome 23, fSclFor1.1, whole genome shotgun sequence DNA contains the following:
- the abrab gene encoding actin binding Rho activating protein b: MSQSPSTDVAKKKPSANKNIRKLRTVSAVCSLAKSWQQWVSEKEEKQAREPSGWSPTSVKEVAEAQNRRPTPSKKPTRPLSAPSEDALYVSPGRQHLGGIQPLGEINGNISGRIKSKQVVKTVTSSAQEKSVGIGILSERYTKEPVQDVDKILFGRHSPTRRRKCSNLVSELTKGWKEKEKEKQQKAPKTLGGDRTCSVDTEDSGFSEMDERGLEGEVSFSGSIDTVNSKDLAVNTDQQNVVKKDKMEMTESIVRIKRPSTTVGHKDVDEMKKISSMSKKYSPVSNLKSKWQNWASEHAINQKLNPFSDEFDYDLSMSTRLRKGQEGYGRPKEGSKTAERAKRAEAHIHREIDDLCFIIRTMVDPDPDGWTRVTFGELFDRYVRISDKVVGILMRARKHGKVAFEGEMLWQGRDDHIIITLLV, encoded by the exons ATGTCACAGTCCCCAAGTACAGATGTGGCAAAGAAGAAGCCTTCAGCCAACAAAAACATTCGGAAGCTACGGACCGTCAGCGCAGTGTGCAGCCTGGCAAAGAGCTGGCAGCAATGGGTGtctgagaaggaggagaagcaggCCAGGGAACCCTCAGGCTGGTCCCCCACCTCCGTGAAGGAGGTTGCAGAGGCACAAAACAGAAGACCTACTCCTTCAAAGAAGCCAACTCGCCCTCTATCAGCTCCTTCTGAGGATGCTCTCTATGTCTCTCCAGGCCGGCAACATTTAGGTGGCATCCAGCCTTTAGGAGAGATCAATGGGAACATCTCAGGTCGGATCAAGAGTAAACAGGTAGTGAAGACGGTGACCAGTAGCGCACAGGAGAAAAGCGTGGGCATCGGGATTCTCAGCGAACGCTACACCAAAGAGCCAGTGCAGGATGTGGACAAGATACTGTTTGGTCGACATTCGCCGACACGCAGGAGGAAATGCTCCAACCTTGTCTCGGAGCTCACCAAAGgctggaaggagaaggagaaggagaagcagcagaaagCACCCAAGACTCTGGGTGGTGACAGGACTTGTAGTGTGGACACAGAGGACAGCGGCTTCTCAGAAATGGATGAGCGAGGCCTGGAGGGTGAGGTTAGCTTTAGTGGGAGTATTGACACTGTCAACAGTAAAGACCTCGCTGTGAACACAGACcaacaaaatgttgttaaaaAGGATAAAATGGAGATGACTGAATCCATTGTTCGGATTAAAAGACCTTCCACCACAGT GGGCCACAAGGATGTGGACGAGATGAAGAAGATCAGCTCCATGTCCAAGAAGTACAGCCCCGTGTCCAACCTCAAGAGCAAGTGGCAGAACTGGGCCTCGGAACATGCCATCAACCAGAAGCTGAACCCCTTCAGTGACGAATTTGACTATGACCTTTCCATGTCCACACGTCTCCGCAAGGGACAGGAGGGATACGGCCGGCCCAAGGAGGGCAGCAAGACGGCAGAGCGAGCCAAGCGAGCCGAGGCCCACATCCACCGCGAGATTGATGATCTGTGCTTCATCATCCGCACCATGGTCGACCCGGACCCTGACGGCTGGACGCGTGTCACGTTCGGGGAGCTGTTTGACCGCTACGTTCGCATCTCGGACAAGGTGGTGGGAATCCTGATGAGAGCCCGGAAGCACGGCAAGGTGGCCTTCGAGGgagagatgctgtggcaggGCCGCGACGACCACATCATCATTACTCTACTGGTCTGA